Proteins encoded within one genomic window of Oryza glaberrima chromosome 12, OglaRS2, whole genome shotgun sequence:
- the LOC127757831 gene encoding LOW QUALITY PROTEIN: ent-sandaracopimara-8(14),15-diene synthase, chloroplastic-like (The sequence of the model RefSeq protein was modified relative to this genomic sequence to represent the inferred CDS: inserted 1 base in 1 codon): MLPSSICSMGQIPRISLHSYGMLPKQMSKGHPPMITRAVGGVEKGEVGGNVQSLQVMHSKELQAKIRKQLQRIELSPXLYDTAWVAMVPERSSSQAPCYPQCIEWILQNQHDDGSWGINSSSLSVNKDILLSTLACVVALKKWNAGSYHIRRGLNFVGRNFSVAMDVQNIAPVGFNITFSGLITLASGMGLQLPVWQTDIDEIFHLRKIELERDAGGTISARKAFMAYVAEGFGNLQDWDQVMAYQRKNGSLFNSPSTTAAAAIHSFNDRTLNYLDSLTNKFGGPVPAMYPQNIYSQLCTVDALERTGISQKFAREIRDILDTTYRSWLHNEEEVMLDIPTCAMAFRLLRTHGYDITSDEMAHFSEQSSFDDSIHEYLNDTKTLLELFKTSQIRFSCEDLVLENVGTWSAKLLKQQLLSNKLSTSAQSEVEYVLKFPLHSTLDRLEHRRNIEQFKVEGSKVLKSGYCGSHSNEEILALAVDYFHSSQSVYQQELKYFESWVKQCRLDELKFARVMPLIVNFISTATMFAPELADARMVLSQTSLLVTVYDDFFNCPETSREERTTLRLIEKWDNHAEIGFCSKNVEIVFYAVYNTYKQIGEKAVLKQNRSIMDQLVEDLVSSAKAMMVKADWTATMYIPATMEEYMSNAEVSVAFVSFVCPPLYFLGLKLSEEDVKSHEYTQLLNLTNVIGRLQNDSQTYRKEILAGKVNSVLLRALIDSGNTSPESIEAAKDMVNSDAESSMVEMRSLVFSEGGPIPRPCKDRFWEMCKIVFYFYREDDTYLTPKEMMSSARAVILNPLRLIPPASSPETLSS; the protein is encoded by the exons ATGCTACCGAGTTCCATATGCTCCATGGGCCAAATCCCAAGAATTTCACTCCATTCCTATGGGATGCTGCCAAAGCAGATGAGCAAAGGACATCCTCCTATGATCACTAGAG CGGTAGGAGGTGTTGAGAAGGGGGAAGTCGGAGGAAATGTACAGAGCCTGCAAGTCATG CACAGCAAGGAACTCCAAGCTAAGATAAGAAAACAGTTGCAGAGAATTGAATTATCAC TGTTATATGACACAGCATGGGTGGCTATGGTGCCAGAGCGTAGTTCTTCTCAAGCTCCATGTTATCCGCAGTGTATTGAGTGGATTCTGCAAAACCAACATGACGATGGATCTTGGGGTATAAACTCATCAAGTTTATCAGTTAACAAAGATATTCTCTTGTCTACATTGGCATGTGTTGTCGCACTCAAGAAGTGGAATGCAGGCTCATATCACATCAGGAGAG GTCTAAATTTTGTTGGAAGAAATTTCTCCGTTGCGATGGATGTTCAAAATATTGCTCCTGTGGGTTTTAACATTACATTTTCTGGTTTAATTACCCTTGCCTCTGGTATGGGTTTGCAATTACCTGTTTGGCAAACAGATATTGATGAGATTTTTCATCTCCGGAAGATTGAATTGGAAAG GGATGCCGGTGGAACAATTTCAGCAAGGAAAGCCTTCATGGCATATGTGGCGGAAGGGTTCGGGAACCTTCAAGATTGGGATCAGGTAATGGCATACCAAAGGAAAAATGGATCATTGTTCAACTCGCCTTCGACAACGGCAGCTGCAGCAATCCATAGCTTCAATGACAGGACACTCAATTATTTAGATTCACTTACGAACAAGTTTGGCGGCCCAG TCCCAGCAATGTATCCGCAAAACATATACTCCCAGCTTTGCACTGTGGATGCTCTTGAAAGGACAGGGATCTCTCAGAAATTTGCACGTGAGATAAGAGACATATTGGACACGACATACAG gAGCTGGCTGCACAATGAGGAGGAGGTGATGCTGGACATACCAACATGTGCAATGGCATTTCGCCTCCTTCGTACTCATGGCTATGACATCACCTCAG ATGAAATGGCTCATTTTTCTGAACAATCCAGCTTTGATGATTCAATTCATGAATATCTCAATGATACTAAGACTTTGTTGGAGTTGTTCAAAACTTCACAAATCCGTTTCTCATGTGAGGATTTGGTCCTCGAAAATGTTGGTACTTGGTCAGCTAAACTATTGAAGCAACAATTATTGTCCAACAAGTTATCAACATCAGCACAGTCAGAG GTGGAATATGTGCTTAAATTTCCCCTCCATTCCACCTTGGACCGATTAGAGCACAGGAGAAATATCGAACAATTCAAGGTCGAGGGTTCCAAGGTTCTGAAATCTGGATACTG TGGCTCCCACTCAAACGAAGAAATTCTAGCTTTGGCTGTTGACTACTTCCATTCCAGCCAGTCTGTTTACCAGCAAGAACTCAAGTATTTTGAGAG TTGGGTTAAACAGTGCAGGCTAGATGAGCTGAAGTTCGCAAGAGTGATGCCATTGATCGTCAATTTCATCTCTACTGCCACCATGTTCGCTCCTGAGCTTGCCGATGCCCGAATGGTACTTAGCCAGACCAGCCTGCTGGTAACTGTGTATGATGACTTCTTCAACTGTCCTGAAACATCAAGAGAAGAGAGAACTACATTGCGGCTGATTGAGAA GTGGGATAACCATGCTGAGATTGGGTTTTGCTCCAAGAATGTAGAGATTGTGTTCTATGCGGTGTACAACACGTACAAGCAGATTGGGGAAAAGGCCGTATTGAAACAAAATCGCAGCATCATGGATCAGCTAGTGGAGGAT TTGGTGAGCTCAGCGAAGGCCATGATGGTCAAGGCAGATTGGACCGCAACCATGTACATCCCAGCGACAATGGAGGAGTACATGTCAAATGCTGAGGTGTCTGTAGCGTTTGTCTCCTTCGTCTGTCCACCATTATACTTTCTTGGGCTGAAACTGTCGGAGGAGGATGTCAAGAGTCATGAATATACTCAGCTGCTCAATTTGACCAACGTCATCGGCCGCCTGCAGAACGACTCCCAGACATACAGGAAGGAGATCCTGGCGGGGAAGGTGAACAGCGTCTTGCTGCGCGCTCTCATTGACAGCGGCAACACCTCGCCAGAGTCCATTGAGGCAGCCAAGGATATGGTAAATAGTGACGCCGAGTCATCCATGGTGGAGATGCGGAGTTTGGTGTTTAGCGAGGGTGGCCCTATTCCTCGTCCATGTAAGGATCGCTTTTGGGAGATGTGTAAGATTGTGTTCTACTTCTACCGTGAAGATGACACCTACCTCACACCTAAGGAGATGATGAGCTCGGCAAGGGCAGTGATTCTCAATCCACTGAGGTTGATACCTCCTGCATCTTCTCCAGAAACGTTGTCCTCATGA